A window of the Dyadobacter pollutisoli genome harbors these coding sequences:
- a CDS encoding capsule assembly Wzi family protein has protein sequence MPLQKIFTHTTIYVLLFISGQLYGQKNALVSNLEAGLEAGAYVSTNDDTPFWLRTNRFGIVPNESTSGVLQGYFRRNYLFFDSLSNRPKKLDWRVAVSPVLTYNKSSRYSLLLPEANASVRFKMTEIYLGRRKEVMGLGDSTLSSGFYSGSGNALPMPKIQIGTIGFTPLKLTRNFLAIHAGFAHGWFHTDYLDGVRLHQKFLYFRLGKPTSTSKFYFGLNHNVMWAGHGEYLKQHPELALNGELPSSWKFYPNVVLAYTSKNWYKKNGYSSFDSYRLGNHLGSYDFGFETKAGAYKLFVYHQHPFEDVSSMLFKNIPDGLYGVNFKLKNTSRRSGILLTNITLEFLSTKDQSGSQFYITGSKFQGADNYFNHSQYTEGWSYRGRTVGTPFIVPGKDMDPTKQGNGRYFPNNRVNMWYLGAQGRLGKALSLTLRTSYSRNFGTPGAEYNPVRGQFSSLFAAEYRLAFMGNTVVMVQWAMDKGDIFTKNNGGYIGLKKAW, from the coding sequence ATGCCATTGCAGAAAATATTTACCCACACTACAATTTACGTCCTGCTATTCATTTCGGGACAACTCTATGGACAAAAAAACGCTCTGGTTTCTAATCTGGAAGCAGGTCTCGAAGCCGGAGCGTATGTGTCTACCAATGATGATACACCTTTCTGGTTGCGTACTAATCGGTTCGGGATTGTTCCCAACGAGTCTACTTCCGGTGTTTTACAGGGTTATTTTCGCAGAAATTATCTTTTTTTCGACAGCCTGTCCAATCGTCCCAAAAAGCTTGACTGGAGAGTAGCCGTCAGTCCGGTACTGACCTATAATAAGTCCAGCCGTTACTCGCTGCTGTTGCCAGAAGCGAATGCAAGTGTCCGGTTCAAAATGACCGAAATTTACCTTGGCAGACGGAAAGAGGTGATGGGGCTCGGTGATTCTACCTTGTCGTCGGGCTTTTATTCCGGTTCAGGTAATGCATTGCCAATGCCCAAGATCCAGATCGGTACCATTGGTTTCACACCATTGAAATTGACCCGGAATTTTCTCGCGATACACGCCGGTTTTGCGCATGGATGGTTTCACACCGACTACCTGGATGGAGTACGGCTGCATCAGAAATTTCTCTATTTCAGACTGGGGAAACCGACCTCAACCAGTAAATTCTACTTTGGGCTGAACCATAATGTGATGTGGGCTGGCCATGGTGAGTATTTGAAACAACATCCTGAGCTGGCTTTAAATGGTGAGTTACCTTCTTCCTGGAAATTTTATCCCAATGTAGTGCTGGCCTACACTTCCAAAAACTGGTATAAGAAGAATGGATACAGCTCATTCGATAGTTACCGGCTCGGTAACCATTTGGGAAGCTACGATTTTGGTTTTGAAACAAAAGCCGGTGCGTATAAGCTGTTCGTTTACCATCAACACCCTTTCGAAGACGTGTCCAGTATGCTGTTCAAAAATATTCCGGACGGACTTTATGGTGTTAATTTCAAGCTGAAAAATACAAGCCGGCGCTCCGGCATCCTGCTGACCAACATTACGCTTGAATTCCTGTCAACGAAGGATCAGTCGGGGTCACAATTTTATATTACCGGAAGTAAATTCCAGGGGGCTGATAACTATTTCAATCATTCACAATACACAGAGGGCTGGTCGTACCGTGGCCGAACGGTGGGCACGCCATTCATTGTTCCGGGGAAAGATATGGATCCCACGAAACAGGGTAATGGACGCTACTTTCCAAATAATCGGGTGAATATGTGGTACCTGGGCGCGCAGGGAAGGTTGGGGAAAGCTTTGTCGTTGACTTTGAGAACTTCCTACAGCCGCAATTTCGGAACACCTGGCGCGGAATACAATCCTGTACGCGGGCAATTTTCATCCTTATTCGCTGCCGAATACAGGCTGGCGTTTATGGGCAACACCGTCGTAATGGTTCAATGGGCCATGGATAAAGGCGATATCTTCACCAAAAATAATGGCGGCTACATCGGTTTGAAAAAGGCGTGGTGA
- a CDS encoding ABC transporter permease — protein MFRNYLKIARRNLFRHKSFSLINILGLTIGLTCCFLIMVFVRHELSYDQFHAKYDRIYRLNYMPKFAGFTRFIGLTPAVASPLLPDFFSEIEKSARVYRSNATIEIPNSTDPRPVKFDEERFFFADSTLPQIFSFQFIEGDARTALKQKFSVVITDQIAQKYFGTKNALGKTLLYEGKHPLKVTGVIKELPDNSHIKIDLLSDYQTMYATESELVRSNIPKNWVITHSATYVLLRPGKTAESVNARLPKFLATYADPNVSKGIEYKLQPLADIHLNADVENNPEPTGSRTYIYVFLGIGLMTLLIACINFINLSTARSLKRAREVGIRKTLGSEKAQIVFQFLGESMLLSSIALVLAIVLIALLIPVLNDLTDKNLTFSYLVENPGLVFVFVAVALVAGLLSGSYPAFFVARFQPIAKLKGSFVSGKARGGGLRQVLLGFQFIASIMLIIGAMVAFRQLQFLMEKPMGFDKDHILTASLRSEKITNLFATPNDSSYMKLKTFRDILLKNPSVKEVTFSTRQMGAGAVQRNIVPEGKTREANLFIGTVGVDFNFVKTYGLQLAAGRDFSESHATDKSAAFLINETGVKQLEWKSAQDAIGKSINLEGKQGRIIGVLKDFHNLSLQNPIQGMVMDIAQPMFTQVSIKLSPREMDKTLAYVGAEWDKYFPEKGFDYEFLDQSIAAAYATEQRLSKLIGYFAGMAVLISCLGLYGLVSIVTQQRTKEIGVRKVLGASVNSIVQLLSRDFVILVVVSLVIASPLSWYAMNKWLQDFAFKTDIAWWIFALAGLLTITVTILTVSFQSIKAALTNPVNSLRSE, from the coding sequence ATGTTTCGAAACTACCTGAAAATCGCCCGGCGTAACTTGTTCCGTCACAAGAGTTTTTCATTGATCAACATTCTTGGACTGACGATAGGGCTGACGTGCTGTTTCCTGATCATGGTTTTTGTCCGGCACGAGCTGAGTTATGATCAATTTCATGCGAAGTACGACCGGATTTACAGACTCAATTATATGCCCAAGTTTGCTGGCTTCACCCGGTTTATTGGTCTTACTCCGGCAGTTGCGTCGCCTTTACTGCCTGACTTTTTTTCAGAAATAGAAAAATCCGCGCGCGTATACAGGAGCAACGCGACCATTGAAATACCTAATAGTACCGATCCCCGGCCTGTCAAATTTGATGAGGAGCGTTTCTTTTTTGCTGACTCTACATTACCGCAGATCTTTTCCTTTCAATTTATCGAAGGCGATGCCAGGACCGCATTGAAACAGAAATTTTCGGTAGTTATTACTGATCAGATCGCCCAAAAGTATTTTGGAACAAAGAATGCGCTCGGAAAAACGCTGCTGTACGAAGGAAAACATCCGCTAAAAGTTACAGGTGTTATCAAAGAACTACCCGACAATTCGCACATTAAAATAGACCTGCTGTCGGACTACCAGACCATGTATGCGACCGAAAGCGAACTGGTCAGGAGTAATATTCCTAAAAACTGGGTGATCACACATTCGGCAACTTATGTTCTGCTCCGTCCCGGGAAAACCGCCGAAAGTGTGAACGCGAGACTGCCCAAGTTTTTGGCTACCTATGCTGATCCCAATGTGAGCAAGGGAATTGAATACAAGCTGCAACCACTGGCCGACATTCATCTCAATGCTGACGTTGAAAATAACCCGGAACCGACCGGCAGCCGCACCTATATTTACGTGTTTCTCGGTATTGGACTGATGACATTGCTCATTGCCTGCATCAACTTCATCAATCTATCCACTGCCAGGTCGCTGAAAAGGGCGAGGGAAGTAGGGATCCGAAAGACATTGGGGAGCGAAAAGGCACAGATCGTTTTTCAGTTTCTGGGTGAATCCATGTTACTGAGCAGCATTGCACTGGTTTTAGCCATCGTTTTGATCGCGTTGTTGATCCCGGTACTGAACGATCTCACGGATAAAAATCTGACATTTTCGTATCTCGTGGAAAACCCGGGTCTGGTATTCGTTTTTGTTGCAGTCGCTCTTGTCGCAGGGCTGTTATCAGGAAGTTACCCGGCATTTTTTGTCGCCCGTTTCCAGCCGATCGCTAAATTAAAAGGAAGCTTTGTAAGTGGTAAGGCAAGAGGTGGAGGGCTTCGGCAAGTGCTGCTTGGCTTTCAGTTTATCGCTTCTATTATGCTCATTATAGGTGCAATGGTGGCATTCAGGCAACTGCAATTTTTGATGGAGAAGCCGATGGGTTTTGACAAAGACCATATCCTCACGGCAAGTCTCCGCAGCGAGAAAATTACAAACCTTTTCGCAACGCCCAACGACAGTTCCTATATGAAACTGAAAACATTCAGGGATATCCTGCTTAAAAACCCGAGTGTGAAAGAAGTTACATTTTCTACCCGGCAAATGGGCGCGGGAGCGGTTCAGCGCAACATTGTCCCCGAGGGAAAAACGAGGGAGGCTAATCTTTTCATTGGTACCGTGGGCGTCGATTTCAATTTTGTAAAAACCTATGGCCTCCAACTAGCGGCTGGCAGGGATTTTTCAGAAAGTCATGCTACCGACAAGTCGGCGGCGTTTTTGATCAATGAAACGGGCGTGAAACAATTGGAATGGAAATCCGCACAAGATGCAATCGGGAAATCCATTAACCTGGAAGGGAAGCAGGGAAGGATTATCGGGGTATTGAAGGATTTTCACAATCTGTCGCTACAAAACCCAATTCAGGGCATGGTGATGGATATTGCCCAACCCATGTTTACGCAGGTATCGATCAAACTTTCACCACGTGAAATGGATAAAACACTGGCTTATGTCGGTGCGGAATGGGACAAGTATTTCCCCGAGAAAGGATTTGACTATGAATTCTTGGATCAGAGCATTGCCGCGGCTTATGCTACCGAGCAGCGGTTGAGCAAGCTGATCGGCTATTTCGCAGGTATGGCGGTGCTGATTTCCTGTCTGGGATTGTATGGCCTGGTTTCCATCGTGACCCAGCAGCGTACCAAAGAGATCGGCGTCAGGAAAGTACTCGGTGCGTCGGTGAACAGCATTGTGCAATTGTTGTCCAGGGATTTTGTGATACTGGTTGTGGTGTCGCTTGTCATTGCAAGTCCATTGTCCTGGTATGCAATGAACAAATGGTTGCAGGATTTTGCATTCAAGACAGACATTGCCTGGTGGATTTTTGCTTTGGCGGGTCTTCTGACCATTACAGTCACGATTTTAACAGTAAGTTTTCAGAGTATTAAGGCCGCATTGACCAATCCAGTGAATTCGCTGAGGAGTGAGTAG
- a CDS encoding ABC transporter permease — protein MLKNYLKIAFRNIWKNKIFSAINIVGLAIGMASCIMIMLFVFFERSFDKMHTKNLYRLDEVQKFEGMVAPQKVALSMFPMGPTLKEEFPEIRDYTRLTSFNKVSLTYQEKKIELPKALWVDPNFLQMFDYELIEGEKANVLKEPNTAVLSKSSAASMFGSVDPIGKSIIHYGNDTLTFKVTGIMEDVPANSHLQFDGLFSFSTITGPDNMNNWGGNWLITYLDLGKDADVGALEKKFPAYLKRHMKEGGWKFYELFLQPLADVHAQSADITHDYINFQKFDRSYTYIFSVIGIIVLVIACVNFMNLSTARSTGRAKEVGIRKSIGAQRFQLAGQFIGESVLLSMIALVLAVLLVKLLLPAVNQLSQRELTFAFFTNPALLLGILGGTVIIGIFSGLYPAAFLSAFQPIKVLKGTLQNSKSNFRNALVIAQFSSAVFLIIGTAFAVKQLRFMQKKDPGFVKEQVVIIPLDSKSGPKYQAIKQELLSSSFVEAVTGSQQRLGNNFHQTGVTFHGDGPAKEIASSQVVVDPDYLSLYKIKLVAGRNFTSDASDNAKAYIINESLAKELLKDQPKLTLETLIGKHFGFSGMDSSGTIVGVARDFNFNSLHHKIETLCLFNQKDWGYQEMSVRIKGKDAKQSIAAIQAVWGKLVPEQTFTYSFLDEHFADMYRADSQVSEIVGILAGLAIFVSCLGLFGLASYSAERRIKEIGVRKVMGASVAGIVALLSKDFVKLVIVSIIIATPISWWAVNTWLADFAYRIDIEWWVFVTAGLLAIVVALLTISFQSIKAAMTNPVKSLRAE, from the coding sequence ATGCTCAAAAATTACCTCAAAATTGCCTTCCGTAATATCTGGAAAAACAAGATTTTTTCAGCCATCAATATTGTCGGTCTTGCTATTGGTATGGCTTCCTGTATTATGATCATGCTCTTCGTATTTTTCGAAAGGAGCTTTGATAAAATGCATACCAAAAATCTGTACAGACTCGATGAAGTGCAGAAATTTGAAGGTATGGTGGCGCCTCAGAAAGTGGCACTGTCCATGTTTCCAATGGGCCCGACGTTAAAAGAGGAATTTCCCGAGATCCGCGATTATACCCGTCTCACATCATTTAATAAAGTTTCTCTTACTTATCAGGAAAAGAAAATAGAACTACCCAAAGCACTGTGGGTTGATCCTAATTTTCTTCAAATGTTTGATTATGAGCTGATAGAGGGAGAAAAGGCTAATGTGCTGAAAGAGCCCAATACCGCTGTGCTTTCCAAAAGCAGTGCAGCCAGTATGTTCGGCAGCGTCGATCCGATCGGTAAGTCAATCATTCATTATGGCAATGATACACTCACTTTCAAGGTGACGGGGATCATGGAAGATGTGCCCGCCAACTCACATTTGCAGTTCGACGGCCTGTTTTCGTTCAGTACCATCACCGGTCCCGACAATATGAACAACTGGGGCGGCAACTGGCTCATTACCTATCTTGACTTGGGCAAAGATGCGGACGTTGGAGCATTGGAAAAGAAGTTTCCTGCCTATCTGAAACGGCATATGAAAGAAGGTGGCTGGAAATTTTATGAACTGTTCTTGCAGCCGCTTGCGGATGTGCACGCGCAGTCGGCCGACATTACGCATGACTATATCAATTTTCAAAAGTTCGACCGCAGTTATACCTACATATTTTCAGTTATTGGGATCATTGTCCTGGTCATTGCCTGCGTCAATTTTATGAACCTCTCCACAGCCCGCTCGACGGGAAGGGCTAAGGAAGTCGGTATCCGCAAATCCATTGGGGCACAGCGGTTTCAGCTGGCTGGACAGTTTATTGGCGAGTCCGTTTTACTGTCCATGATTGCTTTGGTACTGGCGGTGTTGTTGGTCAAATTGCTGCTGCCGGCCGTTAACCAGCTAAGTCAGAGAGAGCTGACCTTTGCTTTTTTTACCAATCCTGCTTTGCTGTTGGGTATTTTGGGAGGAACGGTCATTATCGGTATTTTTTCAGGACTTTATCCCGCCGCGTTCCTGTCTGCTTTTCAGCCCATTAAAGTATTGAAAGGCACATTGCAAAACAGTAAGAGCAATTTCAGGAATGCATTGGTGATCGCCCAGTTTTCGAGTGCTGTGTTTCTGATTATCGGTACTGCTTTTGCTGTCAAACAGCTGCGTTTTATGCAGAAAAAGGACCCCGGTTTTGTCAAAGAACAGGTGGTGATCATACCGCTGGATTCCAAATCAGGGCCTAAGTACCAGGCGATCAAGCAGGAGCTACTTTCCAGCTCATTTGTAGAAGCAGTAACTGGTTCGCAGCAGCGGTTAGGAAACAATTTCCATCAGACGGGCGTGACGTTTCACGGAGATGGGCCAGCCAAAGAGATCGCTTCGTCGCAGGTGGTCGTGGATCCGGATTATCTTTCATTATATAAAATCAAACTGGTCGCCGGCCGGAATTTTACATCCGATGCGTCGGACAATGCGAAGGCGTATATTATCAATGAATCATTGGCGAAAGAACTGTTAAAGGATCAGCCCAAGCTCACATTGGAAACGCTGATAGGGAAGCATTTCGGGTTTTCCGGAATGGATTCGTCGGGAACGATCGTCGGCGTCGCCAGGGATTTCAATTTCAACTCGTTGCATCATAAGATCGAAACATTATGCCTGTTTAACCAAAAGGACTGGGGTTATCAGGAAATGTCCGTGAGGATCAAAGGAAAAGATGCAAAGCAATCCATTGCAGCCATTCAGGCTGTGTGGGGCAAGTTGGTGCCGGAACAAACTTTCACGTATTCTTTCCTGGACGAACATTTCGCGGATATGTACCGGGCCGATAGCCAGGTGAGCGAAATTGTGGGCATTCTGGCTGGCCTCGCCATTTTCGTATCCTGTCTGGGGCTGTTTGGACTGGCTTCTTATTCTGCCGAAAGGAGAATCAAGGAAATCGGGGTGCGAAAGGTCATGGGCGCTTCTGTGGCCGGCATCGTGGCGCTGCTTTCGAAAGACTTTGTCAAACTGGTAATTGTATCGATCATTATCGCAACGCCTATTTCGTGGTGGGCGGTGAACACCTGGCTGGCGGATTTTGCCTACCGGATTGACATTGAATGGTGGGTTTTTGTGACGGCTGGATTACTGGCCATTGTCGTAGCATTGCTCACAATCAGTTTTCAGAGTATCAAAGCCGCGATGACGAATCCGGTGAAGTCATTAAGAGCGGAATAG